DNA sequence from the Streptomyces sp. HUAS 15-9 genome:
TGAAGTCGGACGAGTTTACCCATCCCCGTCGATAGCTATGCGTCCGGTGGTCAGATTTTCTTCCCCTAACGGGTTGAACTTTTGTTGATCGAGGGTCAGTTGACCGTCCGGGCGTCCTACCCTTCAGAGGGTGAACCAATTGATGTCCCGAGAGTCCGAGGCCGATCTGCCCGGTGATGTGCTGCCCGGCGTGCTGAGCGAAGCGCTGTACGCCGAACTCGTAGCGTTCCGGCGCGACTTGCACATGCACCCCGAGCTGGGCAACCAGGAGTTCCGCACCACCGCCGCGATCAAGGAGCGGCTGGAGAAGGCCGGGCTCACCCCCCGCGTCCTCGCCGTCGGAACCGGGCTCGTATGCGACATCGGCGTGGCGGAGGCGGGTGGCGGTGACGGCGGCGGCATCTTCGCTCTGCGGGCCGACATCGACGGCCTGCCCATCCCGGACACGAAGAGCGACTGCCCGTACCGCTCCACCGTGCCCGACCGGGCCCACGCCTGCGGACACGACGTGCACACGGCCGTGGTGCTGGGCGCCGGACTCGTCCTCGCCGAACTGCACCGTCAGGGCCGGCTGCCCCGGCCCGTACGGCTGATCTTCCAGCCCGCCGAGGAGGTGCTGCCCGGCGGTGCCACCGACATCATCGAGTGCGGGGTGCTGGACGGGGTGCGGCGCATCATCGCCGTGCACTGCGATCCCCGGGTGGACGTCGGGAAGATCGGCCTGCGGCACGGAGCCATCACCAGCGCCTGCGACCGGCTGGAGGTCGCGCTGGACGGCCCCGGCGGGCACACCGCCCGGCCGCATCTGAGCACCGATCTGGTCACCGCCGCCGCCCGCGTCGCCATCGACGTGCCCGCGCTCGTCGCCCGGCGCGTGGACAGCAGGAGCGGGCTCGCCGTGACCTGGGGGCGGATCGAGTCGGGACACGCGCCGAACGTGATTCCGCAGCACGCGGAGCTCTCGGGCACCGTGCGCTGTCTGGACCTGGAGGCCTGGCGGGAGGCGCCCGACATCGTGCACGCGGCGATCGACGAGGTCGCGACCATGCACCGGGCGAAGTCGGAGATCAACTATGTGCGGGGTGTCCCGCCGGTGGTCAACGACCCGGTCGTGACCGAACTGCTGCGGGACGCCATGGTCGCGCGGCGCGGCCCGGAGTCGGTCGAGGGGACCGAGCAGAGCCTCGGCGGGGAGGACTTCTCCTGGTATCTGGAGCATGTGCCCGGAGCCCTGGCGCGGCTCGGGGTGCACACCCCCGGCGAGCGCACGGTGCACGACCTGCACCAGGGCGACTTCGACGCCGACGAGTACGCCATCGTGGTCGGCGTGGAGCTGTTCACCGCCGCCGCCCTGCTCGACGCCGCACAGTAGCGGCCGGATGGCGAAGAGGTGTCCCATTAGTACCTCTTCGCCCTCTTGTGTCACCCTGTTGTAACTGCCGGATCCCAGCTGTAACCCGGAGTCGGCACGAATCGATAACGGCCCGGAGAAACCCCGTTCCCCTTGCCTTCTACGCGCGTTACTGTGCGCCGGAATCGCCACCAGAGGCGGCACATTGGGGAAGCGGGCCGGCGACGGTGCCGTGGGGATGAAGGGTGCTTGCTGTGCGTCTGAACTCTCGGAGGACCAGGTTCTCCCAAGCTGCGGTGACCGTCGCGGTCGTCGCCCTCGCCGCCGCCGGGTGCGGCAAGTCCAGCAGTGATTCCTCGAGCACGTCCGAGAACGGCAAGTACTCGGGCAAGGGCATAGGTCTCGCCTACGACATCGGCGGCAAGGGCGATCAGTCCTTCAACGACGCCGCCTACGCCGGTTTCCAGAAGGCGGAGACCGAGTTCAAGATCGGCGGCCGGGACGTCGAGCCGAACGACAACGAGACCGACGCGGACAAGGTGCAGCGCCTGGAGCAGCTGGCCAAGTCGGGCTACAACCCGATCATCGGCGTCGGCTTCGTCTACGCGCCGGCCGTCAAGGAGGTCTCCGCCAAGTACCCGAAGATCACCTTCGGCATCATCGACGACAACAGCATCACGTCGAAGAACGTCGCCGACATGGTGTTCCACGAGGAGCAGTCCTCGTACCTCGCCGGTGTCGCGGCCGCCAAGACCACCAAGAAGAACCACATCGGCTTCATCGGTGGTGTGGACATCCCGCTGATCCACAAGTTCGAGGCGGGCTTCATCCAGGGTGCGCAGTCGGTCAACCCGAAGATCAAGATCGAGAAGCAGTACCTGACCCAGACCCCGCAGGAGGGTGGCTTCTCCAGCCCCGACAAGGGTGAGAACGCCGCCAACGGTCAGATCGACTCGGGCGCCGACGTGATCTACGCCGCCGCCGGTCTGTCCGGCCAGGGGGTCATCAAGGCCGCCGCCGAGCACAAGATCTGGGCCATCGGCGTGGACTCCGACCAGTACAAGCAGGACGCGCTGGCCAAGTACAAGGACTACATCCTCGGCTCCGCCCTCAAGAACGTCGGCGGCGCGGTGTACGACCTGGTCAAGTCCGTCACCAACGGCAAGCCCCTGCAGGGCGAGGTCCGCGGCGACCTCAAGTCGGGCGGCGTGGGCTTCGCCGACTCCAACCCGAAGTACCAGGCGATGAAGGACGTCGTCACCGCCGTGGACAAGGCCAAGCAGGACATCATCGACGGCAAGGTCACTGTCAAGACGCAGTGACTCTCCGACGGCCGGGTGTCGTTGCAGCAAAGTGATCAACTGGCTGTGGCCAGGGGCTTGGCGAGGCGCTCGGCTGGGGTTTCCCAGCCGAGCGTTTTGCGTGGGCGGGCGTTCAGCTCAGCAGGGCTTTGGTCGCTGCATGCGACGAGAGGAGGGCGAGGGCAGCACCGGCGGCAGTTGGGCGCTGTGCTCGCCTGCAACTCGGGGCCCGCGTCAGGGCCCGGGCAGCGGCAGGCCAGGCATCTGCTCGTGTCGCAGGTGCTGGCCGCCGTCGTAGACGTGCAGGGTGAAGGTCTCCGGCCCCGGCCTGCTGGCCGCGTCGTAGGCGTCGAGGACGCGCTCGATCCGCTCCCACAGCTTCACCGGGCCACCCTCGCGGACCTGCCATGTTCCGTCGCCCGGGGTGAGGGTGGCGGCGGAGCCGGTGACGACGTCGACCAGGTGCACCACCTCGCCCACGGTCGTCATCTGTGCGTCGGGCACCGCACTCTGGGCGAGGAAGCGCAGGTGGAACGCCTCCTCGGTGGCAGCGGTGATCCGCTCCGGACTGTGCGAAGTGGTCCGGGACCTCTCCGGCAGGCCCGCGGCCCAGTGGGCGGGGTTACCGAACACCGGCGCCGTGTGCGTACGGGCCGACATGAACGACACCGTGCCGCCCAGCAGCTGGCCTTCGGCCGTGCCGTCCTCGGCCACCGTCAGCAGCACCCGCGCGTATCCGTAGAGCCAGCCGGACAGTGTGAGCAGGATCTTCCCGCCCGGTCGGGTCTGGGCGAGCAGGGCCGAGGGCACCGCGCGGAACGAACAGGCGGCCACGATCCGGTCGAACGATGCTTCGGGCCAGTAGCCGTACAGGCCGTCCGCCACCGCCAGGGTCGGCGTGTAACCCAACGCGTACAGCGCGCTCGCGGCCTGTTCCAGCCGGTGGCCGTCGACCTCGATCGACGTGACGTCGGCGGAGCCGAGACGCTCGCAGGCGAGCGCCGTCGAGTAGCCGGTCCCGGTGCCGATCTCCAGCACCGTGTGCCCCTCTTGGACGTC
Encoded proteins:
- a CDS encoding amidohydrolase → MSRESEADLPGDVLPGVLSEALYAELVAFRRDLHMHPELGNQEFRTTAAIKERLEKAGLTPRVLAVGTGLVCDIGVAEAGGGDGGGIFALRADIDGLPIPDTKSDCPYRSTVPDRAHACGHDVHTAVVLGAGLVLAELHRQGRLPRPVRLIFQPAEEVLPGGATDIIECGVLDGVRRIIAVHCDPRVDVGKIGLRHGAITSACDRLEVALDGPGGHTARPHLSTDLVTAAARVAIDVPALVARRVDSRSGLAVTWGRIESGHAPNVIPQHAELSGTVRCLDLEAWREAPDIVHAAIDEVATMHRAKSEINYVRGVPPVVNDPVVTELLRDAMVARRGPESVEGTEQSLGGEDFSWYLEHVPGALARLGVHTPGERTVHDLHQGDFDADEYAIVVGVELFTAAALLDAAQ
- a CDS encoding BMP family lipoprotein: MTVAVVALAAAGCGKSSSDSSSTSENGKYSGKGIGLAYDIGGKGDQSFNDAAYAGFQKAETEFKIGGRDVEPNDNETDADKVQRLEQLAKSGYNPIIGVGFVYAPAVKEVSAKYPKITFGIIDDNSITSKNVADMVFHEEQSSYLAGVAAAKTTKKNHIGFIGGVDIPLIHKFEAGFIQGAQSVNPKIKIEKQYLTQTPQEGGFSSPDKGENAANGQIDSGADVIYAAAGLSGQGVIKAAAEHKIWAIGVDSDQYKQDALAKYKDYILGSALKNVGGAVYDLVKSVTNGKPLQGEVRGDLKSGGVGFADSNPKYQAMKDVVTAVDKAKQDIIDGKVTVKTQ
- the tgmC gene encoding ATP-grasp peptide maturase system methyltransferase — protein: MTLPPDCETDAARLRETMAKSLAEDGVLDDPTWRQAVQTVPRHRFVPGFYLPADERDGQGLTIWEPVTAELDYGRWLAATYSDTTLITQFDGDEPDWKQPAARHGGAPTSSSTLPSLVLRMWADADVQEGHTVLEIGTGTGYSTALACERLGSADVTSIEVDGHRLEQAASALYALGYTPTLAVADGLYGYWPEASFDRIVAACSFRAVPSALLAQTRPGGKILLTLSGWLYGYARVLLTVAEDGTAEGQLLGGTVSFMSARTHTAPVFGNPAHWAAGLPERSRTTSHSPERITAATEEAFHLRFLAQSAVPDAQMTTVGEVVHLVDVVTGSAATLTPGDGTWQVREGGPVKLWERIERVLDAYDAASRPGPETFTLHVYDGGQHLRHEQMPGLPLPGP